In Quercus robur chromosome 11, dhQueRobu3.1, whole genome shotgun sequence, the sequence TCTGGTGATTCTAGATAGAATTTAGACTTTTAAGGATTGGGATAGGCTAGTCAACGCCTTCCCATGGGAGGAACGCAAAATATTGCTCACCTCTCGTAATAAAGATTTGCCTTCAAAAGTAGATGCCAATTGTTTAGTTCATGAATTGCAGTGTCTCGATTATGAAAAGAGTTGGCAATTGTTTGAGAAGATACTAATGGCTCAGAGACAAGGTACTAGCAATTTCTAATCCTACTTCAGtctattgttttcttttgaaggatttttttgggtattagTAAATATGGGGAAGAAGAGTAGATCATAGTCTTACATTACAAATGTAAGAATTTATTTAGTCGGAAATGATTCCTAATTTGTCTGTATAAAAACACgaactaattaataaaataaatttttttgtgctgaataattagtaaaataatttagaagacaTTAAAAACaacttatataaatttttttttaagatatgaatttttatttgttatatagtatatagctttataaaatgaaaagataaataTCAAAACACACAAACGTATTGTgcttgcaagaaaaaaaaacgttgcctcaagaaaaaaaagttatatggTGAACTAGCATTTgatgaacaaattaaaaaaaaaaaaaattcaatactaGTAATagtatatattgaaatatttctCTAATCTTTTTGACCAagactatttttgtttttttagaagaaatttgTATCTTTATTACTAAAAGTTAGCCAAATTGGCTAGAACTACAGCACTTTCGTGTGGAGGAAAaggcaactttttttttttgttttttgaaaatggaacattcatccatttaaaaaataatagcatCTTGATACAAAGCTTCCATAAGCTAGTGGAGGTGAGTCCTGAACCTAAACATTAACACTTATAATTACTCATCATCaactataaaatataataataataaattcaaaatagctaagttttatttttttattattattatttttttttaagaaacaagaATGGACTAGAATTTAGCCCAAGGTTCTCATTCCAGTTTGCTTACCAGTATGGTATTTTTGGCGTTTCAGTCGAAAGAGAATGAACTCTAGACATAGTGTGcatttggcaaaaattattttactatttagcttatttttactactattcatgggttctactgcactttttaatactatttataacttccactgtattatttcatctaacttttacttttatctattatactttcagcaaaaagttttcaatttcagtaatataagcagatcccaaacagacccataaTCAACCagaatttggaaaaattaaaattaataaatccGTATATTACATATGCAGGGAGCAAGGATATCCAATAACAACTacggttaaaaaaaaagggtctatATATCATTTCTCCCAATAAAAAGTACCAattgtttaataaattttaaagccATTTTACAGATTTTACAGGCTTTTGAATCTTAAAATATGGTTTGATGTTAGGACAATTATAGATTTACCATGTACTATTCATGTAAAGTTTACACAATTGCACGAAAAATGTACAATATCATACACATTTATTTAATCTACGACTATAGGTTTACCATGTACTATTCATGTAAAGTACACATTTGCACAAACAATAAACAATGTCCATATACATTTGTTTAAtttacaatgtttttttttttttgatatgattTAATTTACAATGTAAGATGTATAAGAAcaataaatgtaatatatatatatccttaatGTTATTGTTGTAGtgatttttttcattgtttttgtcTTTGCACAGACTTTATAATCAGTAATGAGATGAAGAATTTAGGGAAGGAAATGGTTAAAGATTGTGGGGGTATTCCTTGGGCCATCTTCTTACTTCAATGCAATTTAGCACCAATGACATCGGAGCAGTGGCGGGATCAGGTTGGGCATGTTTGTATAAAAGAAGACTTACAAGTGATCGAAAGGTTAGCTTTAAGTTATTATGATTTGTCTCCTTGTTTGAAACAATGCTTTCTACACCTGGGCCATTTTCCAAAGGGTTTTGAGATACCAGCAAAGGAATTAATTCGAATGTGGATGGCAGAAGGTTTTATACCAGAAATTCAGCATGAAAGAAATACAATGGAGACGGAGGGAGAAAAATTTTTAGAGGAACTAGATCGAAGGTGCATGGTCCAAATTGGGAAAAGGGACTCATTTGGAAGGATCAAAACATGTCGAATCCATGATTTTATGCTATTCTTTTGTGTCTCAAAGGCCcaagaggaaaattttcttcaaatcataAATATTCCTTCTTtgaaagaaaggagagagaatgaTGATAAAGTTCGAAGAATTGCCATCAACGAGGAACAACATAATTCTGATCCACCGCTTCGCTTGACGATATCCAAAGATTATCCTCACCTCAGGTCTCTTTTATACTTTTGCCCTGATAATTTGAATAGTTCTTATTTGGTGAAATCTATGTTCAAGAACTTTAAATCACTTAGAGTCTTAAATCTCAAGAACTTTGGCTTTTATAAGGGAGAATTACCTAAAGACATCGGATGTCTTATCCACTTGAGATTCTTATCTCTGAAAAACAGCAACATAGATAACGTGCCATCATCCGTAGGCAATTTGAGGTGCTTGCAGACATTAGATTTGCGGTCCTGCACAAACGGTTTTAGAGTGCCAAATGTGTTCAAGAAGATGGAAAAATTGAGGCATTTGTATCTGCCCATAAATTATAGGGTAAGTGAGAAGTTGGAGTTGGCTAATCTTCCTAATTTGCAGACGCTAGTGAATGTTGATCTCAACAAATGTAATCTGCCACCAACATTTCCTTCTCTTCGGGTTCTTGTCATTGGCACTGATCCTTGCAATGAAGAGA encodes:
- the LOC126705146 gene encoding probable disease resistance protein RXW24L — its product is MGPSLLAIFGMVPVSWTLCTIRRLVNAFPWEERKILLTSRNKDLPSKVDANCLVHELQCLDYEKSWQLFEKILMAQRQDFIISNEMKNLGKEMVKDCGGIPWAIFLLQCNLAPMTSEQWRDQVGHVCIKEDLQVIERLALSYYDLSPCLKQCFLHLGHFPKGFEIPAKELIRMWMAEGFIPEIQHERNTMETEGEKFLEELDRRCMVQIGKRDSFGRIKTCRIHDFMLFFCVSKAQEENFLQIINIPSLKERRENDDKVRRIAINEEQHNSDPPLRLTISKDYPHLRSLLYFCPDNLNSSYLVKSMFKNFKSLRVLNLKNFGFYKGELPKDIGCLIHLRFLSLKNSNIDNVPSSVGNLRCLQTLDLRSCTNGFRVPNVFKKMEKLRHLYLPINYRVSEKLELANLPNLQTLVNVDLNKCNLPPTFPSLRVLVIGTDPCNEETTDIVSMVSSCPHLYRLNLKSKIRQLPEDEEICQHIAKLTLKFTFLQEDPMPILGKLRKLKILRLLLNSFEGNRMTCNKNGFPHLRSLVLSDLTYLSEWVVEEEAMKILCHLEIACQALRMIPDGLRFVTTLQELDISTMPESFKHRYSREGTEFDKVARVRSCKL